One window from the genome of Aquabacterium sp. A3 encodes:
- the puuE gene encoding allantoinase PuuE, which produces MASIPLDYPRDLIGYGPDVPHAQWPSGARIAVQFVLNYEEGGENSVLHGDAGSEQFLSELFNPASYPDRHLSMETIYEYGSRAGVWRILREFEQRGWPLTIFGVSMALERHPELTRAFVKLGHEIACHGWRWIHYQNMDEATEREHLRIGMEIIERLTGERALGWYTGRDSPNTRRLVVDHGGFEYDSDHYGDDLPFWTEVQRTDGQTVPHLVVPYTLDVNDMRFALPQGYSQGHDFFTYLRDTFDQLYEEGDPQGLDRPKMMSVGMHCRLLGRPGRFKAFRQFLDHVAAHEHVWVCRRIDIARHWKQVHPYSGPVATPTV; this is translated from the coding sequence ATGGCCTCCATTCCGCTTGACTACCCCCGCGACCTGATCGGCTACGGCCCCGACGTGCCCCATGCGCAATGGCCATCGGGCGCGCGCATTGCCGTGCAGTTTGTGCTGAACTACGAAGAAGGCGGCGAAAACAGCGTGCTGCATGGCGATGCCGGCAGCGAGCAGTTCTTGAGCGAGCTGTTCAACCCGGCCAGCTACCCTGACCGGCACCTGAGCATGGAGACGATCTATGAATACGGATCGCGCGCCGGGGTGTGGCGCATCCTGCGCGAGTTCGAGCAGCGCGGCTGGCCGCTCACCATCTTTGGCGTGAGCATGGCGCTGGAGCGCCACCCCGAGCTGACGCGCGCTTTCGTCAAGCTGGGCCACGAGATCGCCTGCCATGGCTGGCGCTGGATTCATTACCAGAACATGGACGAAGCCACCGAGCGCGAGCACCTGCGCATCGGCATGGAAATCATCGAGCGCCTGACCGGCGAGCGGGCTCTGGGCTGGTACACCGGCCGCGACAGCCCCAACACCCGGCGCCTGGTGGTGGACCACGGCGGCTTCGAGTACGACAGCGACCACTACGGCGACGACCTGCCCTTCTGGACGGAAGTGCAGCGCACCGATGGGCAGACCGTGCCCCACCTGGTGGTGCCCTACACCCTGGACGTGAACGACATGCGATTTGCGCTGCCCCAGGGCTACTCGCAGGGGCACGACTTTTTCACCTACCTGCGCGACACCTTTGACCAGCTGTACGAAGAAGGCGACCCGCAGGGGCTGGACCGCCCCAAGATGATGAGCGTGGGCATGCACTGCCGCCTGCTGGGGCGCCCTGGCCGCTTCAAGGCCTTCCGCCAGTTTCTGGACCACGTGGCCGCGCACGAGCATGTGTGGGTATGCCGTCGCATCGACATCGCCCGGCACTGGAAGCAGGTGCACCCCTACAGCGGCCCCGTGGCCACCCCCACCGTTTGA
- a CDS encoding GntR family transcriptional regulator yields the protein MDGADTSGDNEASSTEHIVNAVTRAIVEHRLLPGDKLVEQKLADRFGVSRTLVRQALFRLSELKLVKLEPARGAFVSAPSVKEAREVFAVRRMVEAQMLRELIARVTPANLRTLRAHIKAEREAVKRIDVPTRTKLLFDFHVRMAEVLGNQVLIDLMQELVSRCSLITLMYQSADDAEVSNAEHVDILQAIEDRDADRAVAALNDHLLAVERQLTERPRAPGLPFVPS from the coding sequence ATGGACGGTGCAGACACCAGCGGCGACAACGAAGCCTCCAGCACCGAGCACATCGTCAATGCGGTCACGCGGGCCATTGTTGAGCACCGCCTGCTGCCTGGCGACAAGCTGGTCGAGCAAAAACTGGCCGATCGCTTTGGTGTGTCGCGCACGCTGGTGCGGCAAGCCTTGTTTCGCCTCAGCGAGCTCAAGCTGGTCAAGCTCGAGCCCGCCCGGGGGGCCTTCGTCTCGGCCCCCTCGGTGAAAGAAGCGCGCGAGGTGTTTGCCGTGCGCCGCATGGTCGAAGCCCAGATGCTGCGCGAGCTGATTGCCCGCGTGACGCCGGCCAATTTGCGCACCCTGCGCGCCCACATCAAGGCCGAACGCGAAGCGGTCAAGCGCATTGACGTGCCCACGCGCACCAAGCTGCTGTTTGACTTTCACGTGCGCATGGCCGAGGTCTTGGGCAACCAGGTGTTGATCGACCTCATGCAAGAGCTGGTGTCGCGGTGCTCGCTGATCACGCTGATGTACCAGTCGGCCGACGATGCGGAAGTGTCGAACGCCGAACACGTCGACATCCTGCAGGCCATTGAAGACCGCGATGCCGACCGTGCGGTGGCCGCCCTCAATGATCACCTGCTGGCGGTTGAACGCCAGTTGACCGAGAGACCTCGGGCACCGGGCTTGCCCTTTGTACCCAGTTGA
- a CDS encoding urate hydroxylase PuuD — MIDLAPWGHYALDWLNLLLRWAHVIVAIAWIGSSFYFVWLDNTLTPPEDPKLKAQGVGGELWAVHGGGFYNPQKYLGAPPRLPAHLHWFYWESYSTWLTGFALFTVLYLFNAGTFLIDKTVYDWPPVAAIHAALGFLVGFWLIYDVLCRTVGRMPGRDGLLGALIAVVVVAATWLACQLFAGRAAFLLVGAMMATAMSANVFFWIIPGQRKVVAAMKAGEPVDPVHGLRGKQRSVHNTYFTLPVLFAMLSNHYGWAYGHAHNWLVLVLIMLAGALIRQFFVARHKTEVAGQRAPWGWAVASVAVLLGVAIWLAPAPVMRPAATADSGAISAPETAASLLPQVEAIVAQRCAMCHNAALAQKGVALHTLPLIEQHAQQIYQQAVVLKAMPMNNATQITDAERAVLGRWFELRNNP; from the coding sequence ATGATCGACCTGGCACCCTGGGGGCATTACGCCCTGGACTGGCTGAACCTGCTGCTGCGCTGGGCCCACGTGATCGTGGCCATCGCCTGGATCGGCTCGTCGTTTTACTTTGTGTGGCTGGACAACACCCTCACCCCGCCTGAAGACCCCAAGCTGAAGGCGCAGGGTGTGGGCGGCGAGTTGTGGGCCGTGCACGGCGGGGGCTTTTACAACCCCCAGAAGTACCTGGGCGCGCCACCGCGCCTGCCCGCGCACCTGCACTGGTTTTACTGGGAGAGCTATTCCACCTGGCTGACGGGCTTTGCCCTGTTCACGGTGCTGTACCTGTTCAACGCCGGCACCTTCCTCATCGACAAGACGGTGTACGACTGGCCGCCGGTGGCCGCCATCCATGCGGCGCTGGGTTTTCTGGTGGGCTTTTGGTTGATCTATGACGTGTTGTGCCGCACCGTGGGGCGCATGCCCGGGCGTGACGGCCTCTTGGGCGCGCTGATTGCCGTGGTGGTGGTGGCGGCCACCTGGCTGGCCTGCCAGTTGTTTGCCGGCCGCGCGGCCTTTTTGCTGGTGGGCGCGATGATGGCCACGGCCATGAGCGCCAACGTGTTCTTCTGGATCATTCCGGGGCAGCGCAAGGTGGTGGCCGCCATGAAGGCCGGTGAGCCGGTGGACCCGGTGCATGGCCTGCGCGGCAAGCAGCGCAGCGTGCACAACACCTACTTCACGCTGCCGGTGTTGTTTGCCATGTTGAGCAACCACTACGGCTGGGCGTATGGGCACGCGCACAACTGGCTGGTGCTGGTGCTGATCATGCTGGCCGGTGCGCTGATTCGGCAGTTTTTTGTGGCGCGCCACAAAACCGAGGTGGCTGGCCAGCGTGCCCCTTGGGGCTGGGCCGTGGCCTCGGTGGCCGTGTTGCTGGGCGTGGCCATCTGGCTGGCGCCAGCGCCTGTCATGCGCCCTGCGGCCACGGCTGATTCGGGTGCCATCAGCGCGCCAGAAACCGCCGCGTCCCTGCTGCCTCAGGTGGAGGCCATCGTGGCCCAGCGTTGTGCCATGTGCCACAACGCGGCCCTGGCCCAAAAGGGCGTGGCCCTGCACACCTTGCCGCTCATCGAGCAGCATGCGCAGCAGATCTACCAGCAGGCGGTGGTGCTCAAGGCCATGCCCATGAACAACGCCACCCAGATCACCGACGCAGAGCGCGCGGTGCTGGGCCGCTGGTTTGAGTTGCGAAACAACCCGTGA
- the uraH gene encoding hydroxyisourate hydrolase — MTAPSQPTSSATSAPTSGRLTTHVLDTVHGTPAAGMAVALYVRQASPDGCADGRWLLLRSVITNADGRVDGPLLAGDDFKPGCYRLVFDVEAYFLARGVSLPQPAFLGKVPLDFGIADASSHYHVPLLVSPWSYSTYRGS, encoded by the coding sequence ATGACAGCGCCATCTCAGCCCACTTCTTCGGCCACCTCCGCGCCCACTTCGGGCCGGCTCACCACCCATGTGCTGGACACCGTGCACGGCACCCCCGCCGCCGGCATGGCGGTGGCCCTCTACGTACGCCAGGCCTCGCCCGACGGATGCGCCGACGGGCGCTGGCTGCTGTTGCGCAGCGTGATCACCAACGCCGATGGCCGGGTGGATGGCCCCCTGCTGGCGGGCGATGATTTCAAGCCCGGTTGTTACCGCTTGGTCTTTGACGTCGAGGCTTATTTTCTGGCCAGGGGCGTGAGCCTGCCGCAGCCTGCTTTTCTGGGCAAGGTGCCGCTGGATTTTGGCATCGCCGATGCGTCGTCGCATTACCACGTGCCGCTGCTGGTGAGCCCCTGGTCTTATTCCACCTACCGCGGCAGTTGA